From one Gadus morhua chromosome 8, gadMor3.0, whole genome shotgun sequence genomic stretch:
- the phb2a gene encoding prohibitin-2a yields the protein MANKEPAQGFMQQLKQIAARMGSGPRGAGVGLKLLIGAGALAYGVKEATFTVEGGQRAIIFNRIGGIQKDTVLAEGLHFRFPWFQYPIIYDIRARPRKIASLTGSKDLQMVNIALRVLSRPLAANLPTMYQQLGTDYDERVLPSIVNEVLKSVVAKFNASQLITQRAQVSLLIRRDLFERAKDFNIILDDVAITELSFSREYTAAVEAKQVAQQEAQRAQFYVEKAKQDQRHKIIQAEGEAEAAKMLGEAVTKNPGYLKLRKIRAAQSIAKTIAGSQNKVYLSADSLVLNLNDNNTFNNLNLSK from the exons ATGGCAAATAAGGAACCCGCA CAGGGTTTTATGCAGCAACTGAAGCAGATCGCTGCCAGGATGGGGTCCGGTCCACGGGGGGCTGGTGTGGGTCTGAAGCTACTGATCGGTGCAGGAGCTCTGGCCTACGGCGTGAAGGAAGCAACATTCACAG TGGAGGGAGGTCAGCGCGCCATCATCTTCAACAGGATCGGAGGGATCCAGAAGGACACAGTGCTGGCTGAGGGGCTGCACTTCAG GTTTCCATGGTTCCAGTATCCCATCATCTACGACATCAGAGCCAGGCCCAGGAAGATCGCCTCCCTCACTGGAAGCAAAG ACCTCCAGATGGTGAACATCGCTCTGCGCGTGCTGTCCCGCCCCCTGGCCGCCAACCTGCCCACAATGTACCAGCAGCTGGGCACGGACTACGACGAGCGCGTCCTGCCCTCCATCGTCAACGAGGTGCTCAAGAGCGTCGTGGCAAAGTTCAACGCATCGCAGCTCATCACGCAAAGAGCACAG GTGTCTCTGCTGATCCGAAGGGACCTGTTTGAGCGGGCCAAGGACTTCAACATCATCCTGGACGACGTGGCCATTACGGAGCTCAGCTTCAGCCGCGAGTACACAGCCGCTGTGGAGGCCAAGCAAGTCG CCCAGCAGGAGGCGCAGCGGGCTCAGTTCTACGTAGAGAAGGCCAAGCAGGACCAGAGGCACAAGATCATCCAGGCAGAAGGAGAAGCAGAGGCCGCCAAAATG CTGGGTGAGGCCGTGACCAAGAATCCTGGCTACCTGAAGCTCCGCAAGATCCGCGCCGCACAGAGCATCGCTAAGACG ATTGCCGGGTCACAGAACAAGGTCTACCTGAGTGCCGACAGCCTGGTGCTGAATCTCAATGACAACAACACCTTTAACAA tttgAACTTGAGTAAGTAA